Proteins from one Cryptomeria japonica chromosome 4, Sugi_1.0, whole genome shotgun sequence genomic window:
- the LOC131063584 gene encoding sufE-like protein 1, chloroplastic/mitochondrial — protein sequence MSISHCLGSSLRISFGAPVKYALPSISPNYKKNLCFRKPIYRKLLVSANSPALMTTCVRAVEKIPPKLHDIVKLFEGVSEPRSKYEQLMHYGKKLKPLAKEFQTKENKVEGCVSQVWVRAFLDDNKVYFEADSDSVLTKGLAALLVEGLSGSSPAQILGVTPDFVHRLGLKQSLTPSRNNGFLNMLKLMQRKTLQVYLEAEKAGSSKDVNSNDLDVNGVNVVNEVKEEAPVGIEEKEIDSVGSAVTSRLDRIRQRLETELEPMVLEIEDVSHQHAGHAAMQDQAKETHFNVKIVSAKFEGLSLVKRHRLVYELLNAELQSGLHALSITVKTPLEMESM from the coding sequence ATGTCAATATCTCATTGTTTAGGCTCATCATTAAGGATATCATTTGGGGCACCCGTCAAGTATGCTCTGCCTTCAATATCCCCCAATTATAAGAAGAATCTGTGTTTTAGAAAACCCATTTACAGAAAACTATTAGTTTCTGCAAATTCCCCTGCCCTCATGACTACATGCGTTCGAGCTGTCGAAAAGATTCCCCCAAAGCTTCATGACATCGTAAAATTGTTTGAGGGGGTCTCTGAACCTCGTTCAAAGTATGAACAACTGATGCACTATGGGAAAAAATTAAAACCCCTGGCGAAAGAATTCCAGACCAAGGAAAACAAAGTTGAAGGGTGTGTTTCCCAGGTGTGGGTCAGGGCATTCCTGGATGATAACAAAGTTTATTTTGAGGCAGATTCGGACTCTGTTTTGACAAAGGGTCTGGCTGCCCTTTTAGTAGAGGGGCTTTCTGGGTCTTCTCCTGCTCAAATTCTTGGCGTTACCCCTGATTTTGTACATAGGTTGGGTCTTAAACAGAGCTTGACACCTTCTCGCAACAATGGGTTTTTGAATATGCTTAAATTAATGCAGAGGAAGACACTTCAGGTTTACTTGGAGGCTGAAAAGGCAGGGAGTTCAAAGGATGTTAACTCCAATGACCTGGATGTCAATGGAGTTAATGTTGTTAATGAGGTAAAAGAAGAGGCTCCTGTTGGAATTGAGGAAAAAGAGATTGATTCCGTTGGGTCAGCTGTAACTTCTAGACTGGACAGAATTAGGCAGAGATTAGAAACAGAATTGGAGCCCATGGTGTTGGAGATAGAGGATGTTTCACATCAACATGCAGGTCATGCAGCAATGCAGGATCAGGCCAAGGAGACTCATTTCAATGTCAAAATTGTTTCGGCCAAATTTGAAGGACTTAGTCTTGTGAAACGTCATAGACTTGTATATGAACTCTTGAATGCAGAGCTGCAAAGTGGGTTGCATGCCCTGTCTATTACAGTAAAAACACCACTCGAAATGGAAAGTATGTAA